A stretch of the Mycolicibacterium celeriflavum genome encodes the following:
- a CDS encoding TetR/AcrR family transcriptional regulator, translated as MRRSCLCQDVFVRTKAARWGGRTGAERRADRRRRLVNAATEIWTESGWAAVTMRGVCSRAALNDRYFYEEFKTRDELLVAAWDNVRDEMLGEVSATFAERVGQPPIETIRAAISIVVLRIAQDAGRAQILLTQHVGSSTLQDRRAVALQEATQLVMAASKPHLKPDADEMALRMDTFVAVGGFVELISAWHAGLLVDVSQVDIVEHTSRLAETLARRYVVDKFG; from the coding sequence ATGCGGCGCTCCTGCCTTTGTCAAGATGTATTCGTGCGGACAAAGGCAGCAAGGTGGGGCGGGCGTACTGGCGCCGAACGACGGGCTGACCGGCGGCGGCGCCTAGTGAACGCGGCGACGGAGATCTGGACGGAAAGCGGATGGGCTGCCGTGACAATGCGTGGGGTCTGCTCCAGAGCCGCGCTGAACGACCGATATTTCTACGAGGAGTTCAAGACGCGCGATGAGTTGCTCGTAGCAGCGTGGGACAACGTGCGGGACGAGATGCTCGGCGAGGTTTCGGCAACATTTGCCGAACGCGTCGGTCAACCACCGATCGAAACCATTCGCGCCGCAATCTCGATCGTTGTTCTCCGCATCGCGCAGGATGCCGGGCGAGCACAGATCCTGCTGACACAGCACGTCGGCAGTTCAACATTGCAAGATCGCCGAGCGGTGGCCTTGCAGGAAGCAACCCAGCTCGTCATGGCCGCCAGCAAGCCGCATCTGAAGCCTGACGCAGACGAAATGGCTCTGCGTATGGACACGTTTGTAGCGGTCGGCGGCTTCGTCGAACTGATCAGCGCTTGGCACGCAGGACTACTGGTCGATGTAAGTCAGGTCGACATCGTCGAACATACGAGTAGACTTGCTGAGACGCTGGCTCGCCGCTACGTGGTTGATAAGTTTGGCTAG
- a CDS encoding SDR family NAD(P)-dependent oxidoreductase gives MDILRWDRPPRLSRRANAVVTGAGSGIGRAFAVELARRGGRVVCADIDPVRAKETVGLVVQAGGEGLDIACDVTDEEQVRELADSAEKWFGAAASLVINNAGIGIGGNVIGATPKRDWEATLSVNLWGVIYGCEIFVPRLRAKGSGGIINVASAASFGAAPRMGAYNVSKAGVLSLSETLAAELSGTGVAVTVLCPTFVKTNIVDNPGIEESAAKLATNLMKWTGVSAESVARKTLDANDRGQLHVLPQVDAKILWLFKRAVPATYTRALGLVERIAR, from the coding sequence ATGGATATCTTGAGGTGGGACAGACCGCCTCGCCTGAGCCGCCGCGCCAACGCGGTCGTAACGGGAGCGGGCAGCGGAATTGGCCGTGCCTTCGCGGTGGAGCTCGCCCGTAGAGGTGGACGAGTGGTGTGTGCCGACATCGACCCGGTGCGTGCCAAGGAGACGGTCGGGCTCGTCGTCCAAGCCGGCGGCGAGGGGCTCGACATCGCATGCGATGTCACGGACGAAGAGCAGGTCCGCGAACTCGCCGACAGCGCCGAGAAGTGGTTCGGCGCGGCAGCCAGCCTGGTGATCAACAACGCGGGCATCGGAATCGGTGGCAATGTCATCGGCGCGACGCCCAAGCGGGACTGGGAAGCGACACTTTCAGTCAACTTGTGGGGAGTGATTTACGGCTGCGAGATCTTCGTACCGCGACTTCGTGCGAAGGGCAGCGGGGGAATTATCAACGTCGCATCGGCTGCAAGTTTTGGAGCAGCGCCCCGGATGGGTGCCTATAACGTCAGCAAGGCCGGCGTGCTCTCGCTATCCGAGACTTTGGCGGCCGAGCTGAGTGGTACTGGTGTGGCGGTGACTGTACTGTGCCCGACATTTGTCAAGACCAACATCGTCGATAACCCTGGTATTGAGGAGTCGGCCGCCAAGCTGGCAACGAATTTGATGAAGTGGACCGGCGTGTCGGCGGAATCGGTGGCGCGCAAAACGTTGGACGCGAACGATCGCGGTCAGTTGCACGTCCTACCCCAAGTCGACGCGAAGATTCTCTGGTTATTTAAGCGGGCAGTGCCTGCCACGTATACCCGTGCGCTCGGTTTGGTTGAGCGAATCGCGCGCTAA
- a CDS encoding flavin-containing monooxygenase produces MSDTTTVLIVGAGFAGLGTAIRLLQQGIDDFVVLERADEVGGTWRDNTYPGAACDIPSLLYSYGFEQNPDWSRAYSGSAEILGYIKTMVDKYSLSRFIRFGVNVTGLEFDEESALWTAQTADGSQFTARTAVMASGPLANASLPDIRGLDTFDGHKIHSARWDHDYDMSDKRVAVIGTGASAVQIIPELVKTARSVKVFQRTPGWVLPRPDFSHPQWVRTAFRRLPRVQNVGRQAWFWGHELMAVGMVWDTPVTTGIQLLAKANLRRQVSDTWLRRQLTPNFRAGCKRMLMSSDYYPALQRDNCKLVSWPIATLSPNGIRTADGIEHELDCIVFATGFDVCKAGTPFPIRGAHGRELSDEWSQGAYAYRSVTVAGYPNLFFTFGPNSGPGHNSALVYMEAEINYIVKAIGAIIANDLSTLEVREDRQNNYHGEVQQRLGSTTWNSGCKSWYLTNDGYNGTMYPGFATQFKRALSKVDMGDYVTTPTTARTEHHPTEHAQNGSNVAKVAQGRKAKVAQGRKSAGALPTRSDVKADILDVGVGKVPPKRAASRVRKDA; encoded by the coding sequence ATGAGCGACACCACGACCGTCTTGATCGTCGGTGCGGGTTTCGCCGGCCTGGGAACCGCAATCCGGTTGCTACAACAGGGTATCGACGATTTCGTTGTCCTTGAACGTGCCGACGAGGTGGGTGGTACCTGGCGGGACAACACCTATCCCGGCGCGGCGTGCGACATCCCGTCGCTGCTCTATTCCTACGGGTTCGAGCAAAATCCGGACTGGTCCCGCGCGTATTCGGGCAGCGCCGAGATCCTCGGCTACATCAAGACGATGGTGGACAAGTACTCGCTGTCGCGTTTCATCCGGTTCGGAGTGAACGTCACCGGTCTGGAGTTCGACGAGGAAAGCGCACTGTGGACGGCGCAGACAGCTGACGGCTCGCAGTTCACGGCGCGCACCGCAGTGATGGCCAGTGGGCCGCTGGCGAATGCGAGCCTGCCGGACATCCGCGGACTGGACACCTTCGATGGTCACAAGATCCACAGTGCGCGTTGGGATCACGACTACGACATGAGCGACAAACGTGTCGCCGTGATCGGCACCGGAGCCAGCGCTGTTCAGATCATTCCCGAACTGGTGAAGACTGCGCGGTCGGTCAAGGTCTTCCAACGCACCCCCGGCTGGGTCCTCCCTCGGCCCGACTTCTCCCATCCGCAGTGGGTGCGGACGGCGTTTCGTCGCTTGCCTCGCGTGCAGAACGTCGGACGGCAGGCGTGGTTTTGGGGCCACGAGCTCATGGCCGTCGGCATGGTCTGGGATACCCCGGTCACCACTGGCATCCAGCTACTGGCGAAGGCGAATTTGCGGAGGCAGGTATCGGATACTTGGCTCAGGCGCCAGCTGACGCCGAACTTCCGTGCCGGCTGCAAACGGATGCTGATGAGCAGCGATTACTACCCCGCTCTTCAGCGCGACAACTGCAAGCTCGTCTCATGGCCGATCGCGACCCTGTCGCCGAATGGCATACGGACCGCAGATGGCATCGAACACGAACTGGACTGCATCGTCTTCGCCACCGGCTTCGATGTATGCAAGGCTGGCACACCTTTTCCCATCCGAGGCGCGCATGGTCGTGAGCTCTCCGACGAGTGGTCCCAGGGCGCCTATGCGTACCGGAGCGTCACCGTCGCAGGCTATCCCAATCTTTTCTTCACCTTCGGACCAAATTCAGGGCCCGGCCATAACTCGGCCCTCGTGTACATGGAGGCCGAGATCAACTACATCGTCAAAGCCATCGGCGCGATCATCGCGAATGATCTCAGTACGCTCGAGGTCCGCGAAGATCGGCAAAATAATTACCACGGCGAGGTACAGCAGCGGTTGGGAAGTACGACTTGGAATTCGGGTTGCAAGAGCTGGTACCTCACGAATGACGGATACAACGGCACCATGTACCCCGGTTTCGCCACCCAGTTCAAGCGCGCACTGTCCAAGGTCGACATGGGTGATTATGTAACGACCCCGACAACCGCACGAACTGAGCACCACCCAACCGAACACGCCCAAAACGGCTCGAATGTGGCCAAGGTTGCCCAGGGCCGCAAGGCCAAGGTAGCCCAGGGCCGAAAAAGCGCAGGCGCCCTGCCAACGCGGTCTGACGTCAAAGCCGACATCCTGGACGTGGGCGTCGGGAAGGTACCGCCTAAGCGCGCAGCCTCGAGAGTGAGGAAAGACGCTTGA
- a CDS encoding flavin-containing monooxygenase, with translation MLVIGAGFSGIGVGIKLLKEGFSDFLIVDEAQGVGGTWYWNTYPGIAVDIPSYSYQFSFEKRPSWSRTYAPGIELKNYAKHCVKKYGLASRIRFGVTVVRAEFDEESTLWRLFTSTDEELTARFVINASGVLTRPKSPDIPGVGDFGGVTMHTSRWDHQQTLTGKRVAVIGTGASAVQLIPSIAKDVDTLTVFQRTPIWCLPKFDFAVPRPLSALLRLAPGAQIAARGASQAFVELTFPVAAHFHTAIPLASAIERAAISYMRRQVTDPVVREKLTPRYALGCKRPSFHNEYLKTFNRENVLLETNPITRVDETAVITADGVRHEIDVLVLATGFKVMESDSMPTYSLRGVAGRDQAQWWDENRLQAYEGVSVPGFPNHFSVFGPYGYNGSSYFALIEAQAGHILRCLRHARTADSNYVEVREEANQRFFAEMLARRHTQVFWQDSCAGANSYYFDKHGDVPLRPTTTVESIWRSRRFDLADYRFERRPAKKADTAPQKVDTAG, from the coding sequence ATATTGGTCATCGGAGCTGGATTCTCCGGGATCGGAGTGGGCATCAAGCTGCTGAAGGAAGGTTTCTCGGACTTCCTCATCGTTGATGAGGCCCAAGGGGTGGGTGGAACCTGGTACTGGAATACCTACCCGGGGATTGCAGTAGACATTCCGTCATATAGTTACCAATTCTCCTTTGAGAAACGCCCGTCGTGGTCCCGTACCTATGCGCCGGGGATCGAACTGAAGAACTACGCGAAGCATTGCGTGAAAAAATATGGCCTCGCGTCGCGCATCCGCTTCGGAGTCACGGTTGTGAGGGCTGAGTTCGACGAAGAATCGACATTGTGGCGTTTGTTTACCTCGACGGACGAGGAACTGACAGCGAGGTTCGTCATCAATGCCTCCGGGGTTCTCACGCGACCAAAATCGCCGGACATACCGGGGGTCGGGGACTTCGGCGGGGTCACGATGCACACGTCGCGCTGGGACCACCAGCAGACCCTCACCGGAAAGAGGGTCGCCGTCATCGGGACGGGCGCCTCGGCGGTGCAACTGATCCCCTCGATAGCCAAGGACGTGGACACACTCACCGTCTTTCAGCGCACCCCGATATGGTGTCTGCCGAAATTCGACTTCGCGGTGCCCCGCCCGCTGAGTGCTCTTCTCCGGCTCGCACCCGGAGCGCAGATCGCCGCGCGGGGAGCCAGCCAGGCCTTTGTCGAACTCACCTTTCCCGTCGCAGCGCACTTCCATACCGCCATACCGCTGGCGTCGGCGATCGAGCGTGCAGCGATCAGCTATATGCGTCGGCAGGTCACCGACCCGGTCGTTCGGGAGAAGCTGACGCCGCGTTACGCGCTGGGCTGCAAGCGACCAAGCTTTCACAACGAATATTTGAAGACGTTCAACCGCGAGAACGTCCTTCTTGAAACCAACCCCATCACCCGGGTGGATGAGACCGCGGTAATTACGGCCGATGGCGTCAGACACGAGATCGACGTGCTCGTCCTGGCAACGGGATTCAAGGTCATGGAATCGGACAGCATGCCCACCTACTCGCTCAGAGGTGTCGCCGGCCGAGACCAGGCACAGTGGTGGGACGAGAACCGACTCCAGGCATATGAGGGAGTCAGCGTGCCAGGATTCCCGAACCATTTCTCAGTGTTTGGCCCGTACGGATACAACGGGTCGTCCTACTTCGCACTCATCGAGGCACAGGCGGGTCACATTCTCCGTTGCCTCCGGCATGCCAGGACGGCCGACTCGAACTACGTCGAGGTACGCGAGGAGGCGAATCAACGCTTCTTCGCGGAGATGCTGGCACGGCGGCATACGCAGGTCTTCTGGCAGGACAGCTGCGCGGGCGCGAACAGCTATTACTTCGACAAGCATGGGGACGTGCCTCTGCGTCCCACGACGACGGTCGAGTCGATCTGGCGCAGTCGACGATTCGACTTGGCCGACTACCGTTTCGAACGGCGACCGGCGAAAAAGGCGGACACTGCCCCACAGAAGGTGGACACCGCCGGATGA